One region of Thermodesulfobacteriota bacterium genomic DNA includes:
- the argC gene encoding N-acetyl-gamma-glutamyl-phosphate reductase → MKTRVGILGATGYTGAELTRLLIRHPNVEIVWLTSEKFSGKKIYEVFPQFNNFIDVRCSSITKLKSFEIVDLAFSCLPGGKSMHFVERLIQTGTRVIDLSTDFRLSDHEEYKDLYGVEHACKDLLQSAVYGLPEIYKGRIRDAALVANPGCYSSSVIYGLAPVMNNGLLEDGSIRIDSKAGLAGAGRAPVLEHHFSESNETAVAFGIDKHDQKPEMEKQLSILSGGPVRLTFVPHRIPVNRGILTTIYSELREPLELERLWNLYLEYYAESSFIRVCNLGKYPSLKNVRSTNFCDIGIGFQDDVCITVVALDNLGKGAGGQAIQNMNIMFGFPEEEGLTIPCMYP, encoded by the coding sequence ATGAAGACCAGAGTCGGAATTTTGGGAGCCACAGGTTATACGGGAGCAGAACTGACCAGGCTTTTGATTCGTCATCCAAATGTTGAGATAGTCTGGCTGACATCTGAGAAATTTTCAGGCAAGAAGATTTATGAAGTTTTCCCTCAATTCAATAATTTCATTGATGTAAGGTGTTCGAGTATTACTAAACTTAAATCCTTTGAAATTGTTGATTTAGCCTTCAGTTGTCTTCCGGGTGGAAAATCTATGCATTTTGTTGAAAGGCTAATTCAGACTGGTACTCGGGTAATAGATTTAAGTACTGATTTCAGACTTAGTGATCACGAGGAATACAAGGACTTATATGGGGTAGAGCATGCATGTAAAGATTTGCTACAGAGTGCTGTCTATGGCCTTCCTGAAATTTATAAAGGTAGGATAAGAGATGCTGCTCTCGTTGCAAACCCTGGTTGCTATTCAAGTAGCGTGATATACGGGCTAGCACCAGTTATGAATAATGGACTCTTAGAGGATGGGTCAATAAGAATCGATTCAAAAGCTGGTCTTGCTGGTGCCGGGAGAGCGCCTGTTCTTGAGCATCATTTCTCGGAATCGAATGAAACCGCTGTAGCTTTTGGAATCGATAAACATGATCAAAAGCCAGAAATGGAAAAACAACTCTCAATTTTGAGTGGCGGCCCAGTAAGGCTAACCTTTGTTCCCCATAGGATTCCAGTTAACCGTGGAATCCTAACGACGATTTACTCTGAGCTCAGAGAGCCCCTGGAATTGGAGCGTTTATGGAATCTGTATCTTGAATACTATGCGGAAAGCTCTTTCATACGGGTATGTAATTTGGGGAAATATCCTTCTTTAAAGAACGTGAGGTCCACGAACTTTTGTGATATCGGAATTGGATTTCAAGATGATGTATGCATAACTGTTGTAGCGCTTGATAACCTGGGGAAAGGGGCAGGCGGACAGGCAATACAAAACATGAACATCATGTTTGGTTTTCCAGAAGAGGAGGGTTTAACTATTCCATGTATGTATCCCTAG
- a CDS encoding PIN domain-containing protein: MKTKSIEAFLERHIRIGLDTSVFIFQLEENPKYRELVNKIFVWLEGPRAHSVTSTVTMLELLVKPYQLSDIDSVNKFYALLSTYPHLEWIAPTLEIADLAAKLRAEYNLRTPDALQVATALSLEATGFISNDTAFQRITDLEILILDELLIDQG; this comes from the coding sequence GTGAAGACAAAAAGCATTGAGGCTTTTCTCGAGCGACACATCAGGATCGGATTAGATACGTCTGTTTTTATCTTCCAGTTGGAAGAGAATCCAAAGTATCGGGAGCTTGTGAATAAGATTTTCGTCTGGCTAGAGGGTCCTAGAGCTCACTCTGTTACTTCAACAGTCACAATGCTTGAGCTTCTCGTCAAACCGTACCAGCTTTCTGATATTGACAGTGTCAATAAGTTCTATGCCCTGCTGTCTACCTACCCTCACCTGGAGTGGATCGCGCCAACATTAGAGATCGCCGACCTAGCAGCAAAGCTCAGAGCGGAATATAACTTAAGAACGCCAGATGCCCTTCAAGTCGCGACGGCTTTATCCCTTGAGGCAACTGGCTTTATTTCGAACGATACTGCGTTTCAAAGAATTACAGACCTTGAAATACTCATCCTGGATGAGTTGCTGATTGATCAGGGATAA
- a CDS encoding class I adenylate-forming enzyme family protein, with protein MKVIPDLLKHSARAHSEGIAVVDGEKRITYRTLFSMVQDLTSFLVSKGVGHGDRVAILLPNSLEFITSFFSVLEIGAISVPLNTAYKETELKYYISNSSPRIILTEEALRPMAEKSADQTGASLVVIRGAITDYSYSSNGVSREIQYNLIPDDEAIYLYSTGSTGKPKCVVRTHVNLIALAENHTQTVGWTEDDKILFVVPLSHTYALGNFISGIRVGGTLYVLSSFNRNRVIDLIEGEAITVFPAVPFMLDVLAKTYLPEPRHFSSLKLVISSGSPLSKEVFYRFHEKFGIYPRQLYGSTETGVIAINLSQDVEGNFDSVGQPVKNVEVKILREDGSVAGAGEEGEIAVKSTSMTRGYRNLPQDTMSVFKNGYYHTGDLGTTDKEGYIRIVGRKKMFISISGNKVNPREVEHQISGHSKVKEVVVFGVSDSEGNEVVKAVIVPRTDLTAKEIYEFCQGKIADFKIPRKIEFRESIPKGPTGKVIIGLLK; from the coding sequence ATGAAAGTAATTCCAGATTTACTCAAACATTCAGCGAGGGCGCATTCCGAAGGAATTGCGGTTGTGGACGGAGAAAAAAGGATTACTTATCGAACCCTTTTTTCTATGGTACAAGATCTAACTTCGTTCCTTGTATCAAAGGGAGTTGGTCATGGTGACAGAGTTGCAATTTTACTGCCTAACTCGCTTGAGTTTATAACTAGTTTTTTTAGTGTGCTTGAGATTGGCGCTATTTCAGTTCCCTTAAATACCGCCTATAAGGAAACAGAATTAAAATATTATATCTCCAATTCCTCCCCGCGAATTATACTTACTGAAGAAGCATTAAGACCTATGGCCGAAAAATCTGCTGATCAGACCGGCGCATCCTTAGTAGTCATAAGAGGAGCTATCACAGACTATTCATATTCTAGTAATGGAGTTTCAAGGGAAATCCAATATAACCTAATACCCGATGATGAGGCAATTTATCTTTATTCAACCGGTTCTACCGGTAAACCAAAGTGTGTGGTAAGGACTCATGTGAATCTTATTGCTCTTGCTGAAAATCATACTCAGACCGTTGGTTGGACAGAGGATGATAAGATACTATTTGTCGTTCCACTATCGCATACGTACGCATTAGGAAATTTTATTAGTGGTATAAGGGTGGGCGGTACCCTTTATGTTTTGAGCTCATTCAACAGGAATAGGGTGATAGATTTGATCGAAGGTGAAGCAATAACTGTGTTCCCGGCAGTCCCGTTTATGCTTGATGTATTAGCCAAAACCTATCTTCCAGAGCCTAGACATTTTTCGTCTCTCAAATTGGTTATTTCCTCGGGTTCTCCACTATCAAAAGAGGTTTTCTATCGATTCCATGAAAAATTTGGAATTTATCCAAGGCAACTATATGGTTCGACCGAGACTGGTGTAATAGCCATAAATCTATCTCAAGATGTTGAAGGTAATTTTGATTCAGTCGGGCAACCGGTAAAAAATGTAGAAGTTAAAATTCTTCGGGAAGACGGTTCGGTAGCTGGAGCGGGCGAGGAGGGGGAAATAGCCGTTAAGAGTACGTCAATGACGAGGGGTTATAGGAACCTTCCCCAGGATACAATGAGCGTGTTTAAGAATGGGTATTATCATACCGGTGATTTGGGAACTACGGATAAAGAGGGGTATATCAGAATTGTCGGAAGAAAAAAGATGTTCATAAGTATCAGTGGAAATAAGGTAAATCCAAGGGAGGTTGAACATCAAATTTCAGGACATTCGAAGGTGAAGGAAGTGGTGGTTTTCGGTGTGAGCGATAGTGAGGGTAATGAAGTGGTAAAGGCAGTAATAGTCCCAAGGACCGATTTAACCGCTAAAGAGATTTATGAATTTTGTCAGGGCAAAATCGCTGATTTTAAGATTCCCCGCAAGATTGAATTCAGAGAAAGTATACCCAAGGGGCCTACGGGTAAAGTAATTATTGGTCTGTTAAAGTAG
- a CDS encoding metallopeptidase TldD-related protein — protein MRLKVLSIIIFSFLLITLTTLTAVSESERSDTVVLNAMEMELSRSWKKLRLDGYEAPYFISYQIKDNAYYNIKGKYGAIAELVNDRTRRLFVDVRVGNYEFDNSILGNSGGNSSSFDSSIIPLDNDVDSIRAVLWQATDAAYKYALTQYFNKKAEHVDEVKDEEIPSFSKEEPHIYNEPEVELVFNPKDWESKMREVSSVFKEYKDLIDASVSITAQKETVYFVNTEGARYIRDEILYSIDADALTRADDGRVIKNYENLYYVTPLDIPSADKLKSAMRDLVKETVDMKSAEALSPVNVPAILEPEAAGIVFHEAVGHRLEGERQINDKEGQTFKDRVEEKIIPAFLSIIDDPELKSFNGTRLLGYYPIDDEGVPGQTVVLVENGILKNFLLSRTPINGFNKSNGHGRAAYRRAPMARMSNTIVKSKKEYPKAELKTLLIEEVKRQKKPFGLIIRKMTGGETNTSTYDFQAFSATPLVVYKVDPETGKETLVRDIEIVGTPLVSINKIIATGDDYEVFNGFCGAESGYVPVSTIAPSILVSEIELQRQSSKKEKLPLLPPPFFDGDAERNAIKPDQIGSD, from the coding sequence ATGAGGTTAAAAGTATTATCTATAATCATATTTTCATTCCTTTTAATTACATTAACTACATTAACGGCAGTGTCGGAGTCGGAGAGAAGCGATACTGTGGTGCTGAATGCGATGGAAATGGAATTAAGTCGTTCATGGAAAAAGCTAAGACTCGATGGATATGAAGCACCATACTTCATAAGTTATCAGATTAAGGACAACGCCTATTATAATATTAAGGGAAAATATGGTGCGATAGCAGAGTTGGTCAATGACAGGACAAGGCGTTTGTTTGTTGACGTGAGGGTAGGAAATTATGAATTTGATAATTCGATATTAGGCAATTCAGGCGGCAATTCTTCTTCATTTGATTCCTCGATTATTCCACTTGATAACGATGTTGATTCCATAAGGGCGGTTTTATGGCAGGCAACCGATGCTGCTTATAAGTATGCCCTTACACAGTATTTCAATAAGAAGGCCGAGCATGTAGATGAAGTTAAAGATGAAGAAATACCCAGTTTTTCCAAGGAAGAGCCTCATATTTATAACGAACCAGAGGTCGAATTAGTATTTAATCCCAAGGATTGGGAAAGCAAGATGAGGGAAGTTTCTTCAGTATTTAAGGAATATAAGGATTTAATTGATGCATCAGTTTCAATAACAGCCCAAAAGGAAACCGTTTATTTTGTCAACACCGAGGGAGCCCGATATATTAGGGATGAGATTCTGTATTCTATAGACGCCGATGCTCTTACGAGGGCGGATGATGGCAGGGTAATCAAGAATTATGAAAACTTATATTATGTTACACCCCTAGATATTCCTTCGGCGGATAAATTGAAGTCTGCTATGAGGGATTTAGTTAAAGAAACGGTTGATATGAAAAGTGCTGAGGCACTTTCGCCAGTAAATGTGCCTGCGATACTGGAGCCTGAGGCTGCAGGGATTGTATTCCATGAAGCCGTTGGCCACAGGCTGGAGGGTGAGAGGCAGATTAATGATAAAGAGGGTCAGACCTTTAAAGATAGGGTTGAAGAAAAAATAATCCCCGCGTTTCTATCAATCATTGATGATCCTGAATTAAAAAGCTTTAATGGAACTCGTCTTCTTGGATATTACCCCATTGACGACGAGGGAGTTCCTGGTCAAACGGTGGTTCTGGTCGAGAATGGTATTTTAAAGAATTTTCTTCTTTCTAGGACACCGATAAATGGTTTTAACAAGTCTAATGGACACGGCAGGGCGGCTTACAGAAGAGCGCCAATGGCGAGGATGAGCAATACTATCGTTAAATCTAAAAAGGAGTATCCAAAGGCAGAACTAAAGACGTTGCTCATCGAAGAAGTAAAACGTCAAAAAAAGCCATTTGGTCTTATCATCAGGAAAATGACAGGAGGAGAAACAAATACCTCAACCTATGACTTTCAGGCTTTCAGCGCGACACCGCTGGTTGTATATAAGGTTGATCCCGAGACTGGTAAGGAGACGCTTGTTCGGGATATTGAAATTGTTGGAACACCCCTTGTTTCCATTAACAAGATAATTGCCACAGGGGATGACTATGAAGTTTTCAATGGTTTCTGCGGAGCGGAGTCCGGGTATGTTCCGGTGTCAACTATTGCACCGAGTATACTCGTGTCAGAAATTGAGCTTCAGCGTCAATCCTCTAAAAAGGAAAAGCTCCCACTCCTCCCGCCCCCCTTTTTCGATGGAGACGCTGAAAGAAACGCCATTAAACCAGATCAGATTGGAAGTGATTGA
- a CDS encoding undecaprenyl-diphosphate phosphatase, with product MSLIQSLIFGFIQGVSEFFPVSSTAHLVLLPWFFSWHDPGLPYDVALHIGTLLALIYYFWREWSAIGVELVGGVFNSGFKDYPNGRMGLIIIIACIPGAVAGVLFEKKASGILRDPLAIAFTLFFFGLVLYFSDRFSGRDKKISEMSVWDGLIIGLFQAISIVPGVSRSGIAITGGLMRSFKRDEAARFSFLIAAPIIAGAAIFESRHLDFATVASLPFLAGVFSSAFFGFLAIKYLLRYVQKGSYTVFVIYRVALAALIVFLYLKHYVGE from the coding sequence TTGAGTCTAATACAGTCTTTAATATTTGGGTTTATACAGGGCGTATCAGAGTTTTTTCCAGTGAGCAGCACTGCCCACCTTGTCCTTTTACCGTGGTTCTTTTCCTGGCATGATCCCGGATTGCCTTATGATGTCGCTCTTCATATCGGGACTCTACTCGCGCTTATTTATTATTTCTGGAGAGAATGGTCCGCAATCGGAGTTGAACTTGTTGGTGGTGTTTTTAATTCGGGCTTTAAAGATTATCCGAATGGAAGAATGGGGTTAATTATAATCATTGCGTGTATTCCGGGCGCTGTCGCTGGGGTTTTATTTGAAAAAAAGGCTAGCGGGATATTAAGAGACCCGCTTGCTATCGCTTTTACACTTTTTTTCTTTGGTTTAGTCCTTTATTTTTCGGATAGATTTTCAGGTAGAGACAAGAAGATTTCAGAGATGAGCGTTTGGGATGGCCTGATAATAGGGCTTTTTCAGGCTATTTCGATTGTGCCTGGCGTATCACGTTCGGGTATTGCAATCACAGGCGGACTTATGAGGAGTTTTAAGAGGGATGAGGCGGCAAGGTTTTCCTTCTTAATCGCTGCACCTATAATAGCTGGGGCTGCAATATTTGAATCAAGGCACCTAGATTTTGCGACAGTGGCTAGCCTTCCTTTCTTAGCCGGCGTATTTAGCTCCGCCTTTTTTGGATTCCTTGCAATAAAATATCTTTTGAGGTATGTCCAGAAAGGAAGTTATACGGTTTTTGTCATTTACAGGGTTGCACTAGCAGCATTGATTGTTTTCCTATACTTAAAGCATTACGTTGGAGAGTAA
- a CDS encoding MerR family transcriptional regulator, whose amino-acid sequence MTLEKLIKKAKKKKIDLGPNPAKTIRACVKLGLIPKPKRRISRINNGKKTTYYYPDNTLDKLVHIKALKSEGVSLEEIRESFALVYVQTALHDLIRQADDERIGQLAQIIGSKDKELEAIVQAPLIYVIEGMSQEEAKKILTLFCGVGFYALLEAEQELEKLKFNDARKALSKAIFYNSIAVLRLARTTGDTKLEATATDVYEKVVLEPIRKATESVRKEFKKSIDKYLREKGLNI is encoded by the coding sequence TTGACCCTCGAAAAATTGATAAAAAAAGCAAAAAAGAAAAAGATCGATTTGGGCCCGAACCCAGCTAAAACGATAAGGGCTTGCGTGAAGCTTGGACTTATTCCAAAACCTAAAAGACGGATTTCAAGAATAAACAACGGCAAAAAAACCACATATTACTATCCCGATAATACGTTAGATAAATTAGTACATATAAAAGCCCTTAAATCGGAAGGCGTCTCTCTGGAAGAGATAAGAGAAAGCTTTGCCCTTGTGTACGTTCAAACAGCTCTTCATGACCTTATCCGCCAGGCTGATGATGAAAGAATTGGACAACTTGCTCAAATAATCGGAAGCAAGGATAAGGAACTAGAGGCCATCGTACAGGCCCCACTTATCTATGTAATAGAGGGCATGTCCCAGGAGGAAGCAAAAAAAATTCTTACCCTATTCTGCGGAGTCGGGTTTTATGCCCTTCTGGAGGCTGAACAGGAGCTGGAAAAACTGAAGTTTAACGATGCCAGGAAAGCACTATCCAAAGCGATTTTTTATAATTCTATAGCAGTGTTAAGACTAGCCCGCACTACAGGTGACACAAAGCTGGAAGCTACAGCCACAGACGTTTATGAGAAAGTTGTACTAGAACCAATCAGAAAGGCGACTGAGAGTGTTAGGAAAGAATTTAAAAAATCGATCGATAAGTATCTCAGAGAAAAGGGGTTAAATATTTAA
- a CDS encoding AbrB/MazE/SpoVT family DNA-binding domain-containing protein, protein MYEVKLSSKNQIVIPREARDALGVKAGHKILIVVRGDTAILLRKPGKYSKSISGIGKGLYQPAYVEKERESWK, encoded by the coding sequence ATGTATGAGGTTAAACTATCAAGCAAAAATCAGATCGTAATACCTCGTGAAGCTAGAGATGCCCTTGGTGTCAAAGCGGGCCATAAAATACTTATTGTCGTGCGCGGCGATACTGCGATCTTGCTCCGTAAGCCAGGGAAATACTCCAAGTCGATTAGCGGTATTGGCAAAGGTCTTTATCAACCTGCGTATGTTGAAAAAGAAAGAGAAAGCTGGAAGTGA
- a CDS encoding phosphopantetheine-binding protein, whose product MKDNINSRIRKVLIEKMLSEVDPEEIKDDTPLIELGVGVDSVATLELLVALESEFEISIDEEDIDQNLLENIYSIAEYIGKRL is encoded by the coding sequence ATGAAAGACAATATAAATAGTAGAATTAGGAAAGTATTGATTGAAAAAATGTTATCTGAAGTTGATCCTGAAGAAATTAAGGATGACACACCCCTAATAGAGTTGGGTGTTGGCGTTGATTCGGTAGCCACTTTGGAATTGCTTGTGGCATTGGAATCCGAGTTTGAAATAAGCATTGACGAGGAAGATATTGATCAAAACCTTCTTGAAAACATATATAGCATAGCGGAGTACATCGGTAAGCGGTTATAG